In the genome of Microthrixaceae bacterium, one region contains:
- a CDS encoding sigma-70 family RNA polymerase sigma factor has translation MPAPTRLPEGFDASFDALFARAYRVARRILGDSAAAEDVAAEAMARAYAHWAKIADQPWREGWVVRVASNLALDVVRKEARVSNVEIERVVEDDDVAVRVTLSEALSRLPRRQREVVVLRHLGGLSEAECADALSVSTGAVKTHLHRGLAALRVRLGPVMSAEGVSANG, from the coding sequence ATGCCTGCACCGACCCGACTTCCAGAGGGCTTCGACGCCTCCTTCGATGCGCTGTTCGCACGCGCCTATCGGGTGGCTCGTCGGATCCTGGGCGACTCGGCAGCGGCCGAGGATGTGGCCGCCGAGGCCATGGCTCGCGCCTATGCCCATTGGGCCAAGATCGCCGATCAACCATGGCGTGAGGGGTGGGTGGTCCGGGTGGCAAGCAACTTGGCCCTCGATGTCGTTCGCAAGGAAGCCCGGGTCTCCAACGTCGAGATCGAGAGGGTGGTCGAAGACGACGATGTGGCCGTGCGGGTGACGCTGTCCGAAGCCCTATCTCGCCTGCCCCGCCGGCAACGGGAGGTGGTGGTGCTTCGCCACCTCGGCGGCCTGTCAGAGGCCGAGTGTGCCGATGCGTTGAGCGTGTCAACCGGGGCGGTCAAGACCCACCTGCATCGCGGTCTTGCCGCTCTGCGGGTTCGGCTCGGTCCGGTGATGAGCGCCGAGGGGGTGAGCGCCAATGGTTGA
- a CDS encoding DHA2 family efflux MFS transporter permease subunit, with the protein MPAVEVNSIDADHGIDEVVLARRWAILAVLCTSLMIVIIGNTSLNVAIPTLARDLGASTSQLAWMVDAYSLVFAGLLFTAGTLGDRYGRKGALLSGLAVFLVGTTVAAVGDSAGQVIAARAVMGVAAAFVMPSTLSILTNVFPAHERPRAIAIWAGISGGGAAIGPIASGYLLEHFWWGSVFLVNIPVILVALVAVTVLVPTSKDPNEQPLDVPGAALSIVALGSLVYGIIEGPHHGWASPASLLTFGVAVVAMVAFLVVESRVAHPMLDLKLFGDRRFSVASAGITLTFFAMFGTFFLVAQYFQMVLGYSPLKSGMLQLPMAIVMMSLAPQVPKLVARFGTHRVVPVGLTSTALGLFVFSQMTVSSPLWSIYLSVVPLASGMALTMTPLTTLIMSSVPLHRAEVGSAMNDTTRELGGALGVAVLGSVVSSVYVDRLAPVTAGLPEQLRSVADSGLGGALGVAARMGPAGVELADAARQAFVDGMSTAAMAGGVAVLIAAGVAARLLPRGGFLPAGAHAGDQGAAGDVVDEGQHTTSPVLD; encoded by the coding sequence TTGCCTGCTGTCGAAGTGAACTCGATCGACGCCGACCACGGCATCGACGAAGTGGTCTTGGCCCGTCGGTGGGCGATCCTGGCGGTGCTGTGCACCAGCTTGATGATCGTCATCATCGGCAACACCAGCCTGAACGTGGCCATCCCAACCTTGGCCCGGGATCTGGGCGCGTCCACCAGTCAGCTGGCGTGGATGGTCGACGCCTACTCGTTGGTGTTCGCCGGCCTGCTGTTCACCGCGGGGACGCTGGGGGATCGCTACGGTCGCAAGGGGGCGCTGCTGTCGGGTCTGGCCGTCTTCCTGGTCGGCACAACGGTGGCCGCCGTCGGCGACTCGGCTGGTCAGGTGATCGCCGCCCGAGCGGTGATGGGCGTGGCTGCCGCCTTCGTGATGCCCTCTACCCTGTCGATCCTCACCAACGTGTTCCCCGCCCACGAGCGGCCTCGGGCCATCGCCATCTGGGCCGGCATCTCCGGTGGTGGGGCGGCGATAGGGCCGATCGCGTCGGGGTACCTGTTGGAGCACTTCTGGTGGGGCTCGGTGTTCTTGGTGAACATCCCGGTCATTCTGGTGGCGTTGGTGGCGGTCACCGTGTTGGTGCCGACCTCGAAGGACCCCAACGAGCAGCCACTCGACGTTCCTGGTGCGGCCCTGTCCATCGTGGCGTTGGGGTCGCTGGTGTACGGGATCATCGAGGGTCCTCATCACGGGTGGGCATCGCCGGCGTCGCTGCTCACCTTCGGGGTGGCGGTGGTGGCCATGGTCGCCTTCTTGGTGGTGGAGTCCCGGGTGGCGCACCCGATGCTGGACCTCAAGTTGTTCGGTGACCGTCGCTTCAGCGTGGCTTCTGCCGGGATCACCCTGACGTTCTTCGCCATGTTCGGCACCTTCTTCTTGGTGGCTCAGTACTTCCAGATGGTGTTGGGCTACTCGCCGCTCAAGTCGGGGATGCTCCAGTTGCCCATGGCCATCGTGATGATGAGCCTGGCACCGCAGGTCCCCAAGCTGGTCGCTCGCTTCGGCACCCATCGGGTGGTCCCGGTCGGGCTGACCTCGACGGCGCTCGGCCTTTTCGTGTTCTCTCAGATGACGGTGAGCTCACCGCTGTGGTCGATCTACTTGTCGGTGGTGCCTTTGGCGTCGGGCATGGCCCTGACCATGACCCCCTTGACCACGCTGATCATGTCGTCGGTGCCGCTCCACCGAGCCGAGGTCGGTTCGGCCATGAACGACACCACCCGAGAGCTCGGCGGTGCCCTCGGTGTGGCGGTGCTGGGTTCGGTGGTCTCATCGGTGTACGTGGACCGGTTGGCCCCCGTCACCGCTGGCCTTCCCGAACAACTGCGATCGGTGGCCGACTCAGGTCTGGGCGGCGCTCTCGGGGTGGCCGCCCGCATGGGGCCGGCGGGTGTGGAACTGGCCGATGCCGCTCGCCAGGCCTTCGTGGACGGGATGAGCACGGCCGCCATGGCCGGCGGTGTGGCCGTTCTGATCGCGGCGGGGGTGGCGGCTCGCCTGTTGCCCCGCGGCGGCTTCCTGCCCGCGGGCGCCCATGCCGGTGATCAGGGTGCGGCCGGCGATGTGGTCGACGAGGGTCAGCACACCACCTCACCGGTCCTCGACTGA
- a CDS encoding pirin family protein codes for MPAVTTDNILALPRLSTPDPATSVPRPIRSVTTAPKGFEGEGFPVYRAFAGVSHADLDPFIHMDQMGEVEYAPGEPKGTPWHPHRGFETVTYMIDGTFLHQDSHGGGGVIANGATQWMTAGRGILHIETPPEALVASGGLFHGLQLWVNLPAADKMIEPRYQGLEPGDVTLLASPDGGALIRVIAGDVDGHAGPGSTHTPITMQHLTIAPGAQVDLPWNQDWNGLVYGLSGAGTVGTDQRPLSSGQLAVTGPGNVLTLGGSPSPDSRTDAFDVLVLGGQRIGEPVAQHGPFVMNTRAELVQAFEDFEAGRLGVIPPGAIGIR; via the coding sequence ATGCCCGCCGTAACCACCGACAACATCCTGGCCCTACCCCGCCTGAGCACTCCAGACCCTGCCACCTCGGTTCCACGACCGATCCGGTCGGTCACCACCGCCCCCAAGGGCTTCGAAGGCGAAGGCTTCCCGGTGTACCGCGCCTTCGCCGGTGTCTCCCACGCCGACCTCGACCCGTTCATCCACATGGACCAGATGGGCGAGGTCGAATACGCCCCCGGCGAACCCAAGGGCACCCCGTGGCACCCCCATCGCGGCTTCGAGACCGTCACCTACATGATCGACGGCACCTTCCTCCACCAGGACTCCCATGGCGGCGGCGGTGTCATCGCCAACGGAGCCACCCAGTGGATGACCGCCGGGCGCGGCATCCTCCACATCGAAACCCCACCAGAAGCGCTGGTGGCCTCCGGCGGCCTCTTCCACGGCCTCCAACTGTGGGTGAACCTTCCCGCCGCCGACAAGATGATCGAACCCCGATACCAGGGGCTCGAACCCGGTGACGTGACCCTGCTCGCCTCGCCTGACGGCGGGGCACTGATCAGGGTCATCGCCGGAGACGTCGACGGCCACGCTGGACCGGGTTCGACCCATACCCCCATCACCATGCAACACCTCACCATCGCCCCCGGTGCCCAGGTCGACCTGCCCTGGAACCAGGACTGGAACGGGCTCGTGTACGGGCTGAGCGGCGCCGGCACGGTCGGAACCGACCAGCGGCCGCTGTCCTCGGGCCAACTGGCCGTGACCGGCCCGGGCAACGTGTTGACGTTGGGAGGCTCACCCAGCCCCGACTCACGGACCGACGCCTTCGACGTCTTGGTGCTGGGCGGCCAACGGATCGGCGAACCGGTGGCCCAGCACGGACCGTTCGTGATGAACACCCGCGCCGAACTGGTCCAGGCCTTCGAGGACTTCGAGGCCGGCCGTCTAGGCGTCATCCCCCCAGGTGCAATCGGCATCCGCTGA